A window of the Cystobacter fuscus genome harbors these coding sequences:
- a CDS encoding dihydrofolate reductase family protein: protein MTRTQYYVAASLDGYIADAEGRLEWLFQFNDAEGVMEHYNVFLAGIGALAMGARTYEFLLGEGKEWPYPGLPTWVFTHRQLPAFPGADVRFTSEDVRAVHARMVEAAGGKNIWMMGGGDLAARFAAHGLIDELHLCVVPVFLRAGAPLLAAALHTPLELAGVTRFGQGLVELRYVLPAGTRGSMS, encoded by the coding sequence ATGACCAGAACCCAGTACTACGTGGCGGCGAGTCTCGACGGCTACATCGCGGATGCGGAGGGGCGGCTCGAGTGGCTCTTCCAGTTCAATGATGCCGAAGGAGTGATGGAGCACTACAACGTCTTCCTCGCGGGCATCGGCGCCCTCGCCATGGGGGCTCGGACGTACGAGTTCCTCCTCGGCGAGGGCAAGGAGTGGCCCTATCCGGGGCTCCCGACATGGGTGTTCACCCACCGGCAACTGCCCGCCTTCCCAGGCGCGGACGTACGCTTCACCTCGGAGGACGTCCGGGCGGTGCATGCCCGGATGGTCGAGGCCGCCGGGGGCAAGAACATCTGGATGATGGGGGGAGGGGACCTGGCCGCGCGGTTCGCGGCGCACGGCCTCATCGACGAGCTGCACCTGTGCGTCGTCCCCGTCTTCCTCCGCGCGGGGGCGCCCCTCCTGGCGGCGGCCCTGCACACGCCGCTCGAGCTCGCGGGGGTGACGCGCTTCGGACAGGGGCTGGTGGAGCTGCGCTATGTCCTCCCCGCGGGCACCCGTGGGTCGATGTCATGA
- a CDS encoding alpha/beta hydrolase: MLKRDKLLPAALLCFLAPALLSCAAPELTRGPIEALYARPGAFEAVSFVVKDGANKDLYKIYHPVELTSGHPIIVWGNGTHALPSNYDELLTHLATWGFVVIDTYSTTTGTGAEILGAAEYMAARNGDPDSPFHGKLDPDRIGAAGHSQGSTGVINAQTRFERGPMIKTVVSIALPDLRWCDPEDKYDTSLLTASFFIMGGTGDGIVSPTSTNVKAYGQTPPGLAAAMAMAEGAGHTAIEGDGSHHRGYLTAWMRYQLANDPTAREAFVGDTAELENQPRWRDVALKNLE; this comes from the coding sequence ATGCTCAAGCGCGACAAGCTCCTGCCCGCGGCCCTCCTGTGTTTCCTGGCGCCAGCCCTGCTGTCCTGTGCCGCTCCTGAACTGACTCGTGGCCCCATCGAGGCCCTGTATGCCCGACCCGGGGCGTTCGAAGCGGTCTCCTTCGTCGTCAAGGATGGCGCGAACAAGGATCTCTACAAGATCTACCACCCCGTGGAACTGACCTCGGGCCATCCGATCATCGTCTGGGGAAACGGGACCCACGCGCTGCCCTCGAACTACGACGAGCTGCTCACGCATCTGGCGACGTGGGGATTCGTGGTCATCGACACGTACTCCACCACTACCGGAACGGGGGCGGAGATCCTGGGCGCGGCGGAATACATGGCCGCGCGGAACGGTGATCCGGACAGTCCCTTCCACGGCAAGCTCGACCCCGACAGGATCGGCGCCGCGGGGCACTCGCAGGGCTCGACCGGGGTCATCAACGCCCAGACCCGGTTCGAGCGCGGGCCGATGATCAAGACGGTCGTCTCCATCGCCCTGCCGGACCTGCGGTGGTGCGATCCGGAGGACAAGTACGACACCTCGCTGCTGACGGCCTCCTTCTTCATCATGGGCGGCACGGGGGATGGAATCGTCTCCCCGACCTCCACCAACGTGAAGGCGTATGGCCAGACGCCTCCCGGGCTGGCCGCCGCGATGGCCATGGCCGAGGGCGCGGGCCATACCGCGATCGAGGGGGACGGCAGCCACCATCGGGGCTACCTCACCGCCTGGATGCGCTACCAACTGGCGAACGATCCCACCGCGCGAGAGGCCTTCGTGGGAGACACCGCCGAGCTCGAGAACCAGCCCCGGTGGCGGGATGTCGCCCTGAAGAACCTGGAGTGA
- a CDS encoding ricin-type beta-trefoil lectin domain protein, producing MSTQRTRPLGRRLAAASVATTAVAVLAAAPSASAAPNPTGQVTGLAGKCIDVASSNTANGTPIQLYDCNGTAAQQINFNADGTLRALGKCIDVTQSGTTNGTPIQLWDCNGTAAQQWIHTPNQDLVNPQANKCLDVTGGNSASGTRLQLYDCNGTAAQKWTPPAHPRTYRRTVVYYQTQYNGGTYVSPLGLTNNNTRVTDVIVAAIHLNSPTQVHLNDHPPSDARFQQMWRDLATMQAKGVRVLGMVGGAAQGSFQRLDTDFNTYYPILKNIITTYKLDGVDLDVEEYMSLAGIERVIRALRTDFGPNFVITLAPVATALYGGGNLSGFNYEQLYRDVGSQISWFNAQFYNGWGYMGTPANYQSIINRGLIPAQKVVAGMLSNPGNGGSGYIDIPTAKSTVSGLVGTHQAFGGAASWEYFNSLPGNTGAPWQWAAELSSAMGR from the coding sequence ATGAGCACTCAGCGTACGCGTCCCCTCGGGCGCCGACTCGCCGCCGCCAGTGTCGCCACCACCGCGGTCGCGGTCCTCGCCGCCGCTCCGTCCGCCTCGGCCGCGCCCAATCCCACCGGACAGGTCACGGGACTCGCCGGCAAGTGCATCGACGTGGCGTCCTCCAACACGGCCAACGGCACGCCCATCCAGCTCTACGACTGCAACGGCACCGCCGCCCAGCAGATCAACTTCAACGCGGATGGCACCCTGCGCGCCCTGGGCAAGTGCATCGACGTCACCCAGTCCGGCACGACCAACGGCACGCCCATCCAACTGTGGGATTGCAACGGCACCGCTGCCCAGCAGTGGATCCACACGCCCAACCAGGATCTCGTCAACCCCCAGGCCAACAAGTGCCTGGACGTCACCGGCGGCAACAGCGCGAGCGGCACCCGGCTGCAGCTCTATGATTGCAACGGCACCGCCGCCCAGAAGTGGACGCCCCCCGCCCACCCCCGGACGTACCGGCGCACGGTGGTCTACTACCAGACCCAATACAACGGCGGCACGTATGTCTCTCCGCTGGGCCTGACCAACAACAACACGCGCGTCACCGACGTCATCGTGGCCGCCATCCACCTCAACTCCCCCACGCAGGTGCACCTCAACGACCATCCGCCGAGCGACGCCCGGTTCCAGCAGATGTGGCGCGACCTGGCCACGATGCAGGCCAAGGGCGTGCGCGTGCTCGGGATGGTGGGCGGCGCCGCGCAGGGCAGCTTCCAGCGCCTGGACACCGACTTCAACACCTACTACCCGATCCTCAAGAACATCATCACCACGTACAAGCTGGACGGCGTGGACCTGGACGTCGAGGAGTACATGTCGCTCGCGGGCATCGAGCGTGTCATCCGCGCCCTGCGCACGGACTTCGGCCCCAACTTCGTCATCACGCTCGCCCCGGTGGCCACCGCCCTGTACGGCGGCGGCAACCTGTCTGGCTTCAACTACGAGCAGCTCTACCGGGACGTGGGCTCGCAGATCTCCTGGTTCAACGCCCAGTTCTACAATGGCTGGGGCTACATGGGCACCCCGGCCAACTACCAGTCCATCATCAACCGCGGGCTCATCCCCGCGCAGAAGGTGGTGGCCGGCATGCTGAGCAACCCGGGCAATGGCGGCTCCGGCTACATCGACATCCCCACCGCCAAGAGCACGGTGAGCGGCCTCGTCGGCACCCACCAGGCGTTCGGCGGCGCGGCGAGCTGGGAGTACTTCAACTCGCTGCCGGGCAACACCGGCGCCCCGTGGCAGTGGGCGGCCGAGCTGTCCTCGGCCATGGGCCGGTGA
- a CDS encoding helix-turn-helix transcriptional regulator produces MKSSRLLALLLQLQRRGKATAPQLAAELEVSVRTLYRDVAALMAAGVPLWTEPGPQGGIRLVEGWRTRLDGLTAPEATALLLSGAPRAVSDLGLAAVAASARAKVDATLPEALRARAGALRERFHLDAPGWFSRPEPLGALPAVAEAVWECRRLDLRYGKEGVRRRVDPLGLVLKGGTWYLVARHRGEVRTYRVSRVARATLTGARFTRPEGFELAAWWEQTSAEFDRSLLRHPCTVRLSRRACRLLPHLLPHEAVREMLAAAGPEDAEGWRTAELRLESEDVAVDQLAGLGDGVEVLAPLSLRSRLHAVALRMAAHNAGVPRARER; encoded by the coding sequence ATGAAATCGAGCCGCCTGCTGGCGTTGCTCCTGCAACTCCAGCGTCGTGGGAAGGCCACCGCGCCGCAGCTGGCCGCCGAGCTGGAGGTGTCCGTCCGGACGCTCTACCGGGACGTCGCCGCGCTGATGGCCGCGGGCGTGCCGCTGTGGACGGAGCCTGGACCGCAGGGCGGCATCCGCCTGGTGGAGGGGTGGCGGACGCGGCTGGATGGACTGACAGCGCCCGAGGCGACGGCCCTCCTGCTCTCCGGCGCGCCCCGGGCCGTGTCGGACCTGGGGCTCGCCGCGGTGGCGGCCAGCGCACGCGCGAAGGTGGACGCCACGCTCCCCGAGGCCCTGCGCGCGAGGGCAGGGGCCCTGCGCGAGCGCTTCCACCTGGATGCACCCGGGTGGTTCTCGCGGCCCGAGCCGCTCGGGGCGCTGCCCGCCGTGGCCGAGGCCGTCTGGGAGTGCCGACGGCTGGACCTGCGCTACGGGAAGGAGGGTGTCAGACGACGCGTGGACCCGCTCGGGCTCGTCCTCAAGGGGGGCACCTGGTACCTCGTCGCACGCCACCGCGGCGAGGTGCGCACCTACCGGGTGAGCCGCGTGGCGCGCGCCACGCTCACCGGAGCGCGCTTCACACGCCCCGAGGGCTTCGAGCTGGCCGCCTGGTGGGAGCAGACCTCGGCGGAGTTCGACCGCTCGCTGCTGCGCCATCCCTGCACGGTGCGCCTGTCACGGCGGGCCTGCCGCCTGCTGCCGCACCTTCTCCCCCATGAGGCCGTGCGGGAGATGCTCGCGGCGGCGGGGCCGGAGGACGCGGAGGGCTGGCGGACGGCGGAGCTCCGGCTGGAGAGCGAAGACGTGGCGGTGGACCAGCTCGCCGGGCTTGGTGATGGCGTGGAGGTCCTCGCACCCCTCTCGCTCCGCTCTCGCCTCCACGCGGTCGCCCTTCGCATGGCGGCCCACAATGCCGGAGTGCCGCGCGCGCGCGAACGGTGA
- the rtcA gene encoding RNA 3'-terminal phosphate cyclase: MKDAGRDDAPVELDGSEGEGGGQILRSALSLSLITGRSFHLSRARANRQPSGLRPQHLACVRGAEAISGGRSEGAEVGASELRFEPGPVRPGDYVLEVGTAGSTPLLFQCLFYPLAVAGGGSLTLRGGTHLPHSPSYHYLAGVWQPMARAFGLHMTLRLVHAGFYPEGAGEFVAQVEPVREPPRRVVLTARGTLQDIAVGSFVGGLPFGIAERQSNAAVAALRERGFYSHAANRPLPTTRSVGTVTFLLAQFEHTIAGFTALGRRGHPAEAVGREAAESLARFMESAGALDEHLGDQILLPAALLAAGKLGPAAPGTTRYLPERVTEHLTTHARLIERFLPVRVSVEADGTVEVAPRPPG, encoded by the coding sequence ATGAAGGACGCGGGCCGCGATGACGCACCGGTGGAGCTGGACGGAAGCGAAGGGGAGGGCGGTGGGCAGATCCTCCGCTCGGCGCTCTCGCTGTCGCTCATTACCGGACGCTCCTTCCATCTGTCCCGGGCGCGGGCGAACCGCCAGCCCTCGGGGCTGAGGCCCCAGCACCTCGCCTGCGTGCGGGGGGCGGAGGCGATCAGTGGAGGCCGGAGCGAGGGGGCGGAGGTCGGAGCCTCGGAGCTGCGTTTCGAGCCGGGGCCGGTGCGTCCCGGGGACTATGTGTTGGAGGTGGGGACGGCGGGCAGCACGCCGCTGCTCTTCCAGTGTCTCTTCTACCCGCTGGCGGTGGCGGGAGGCGGCTCGCTCACCCTGCGCGGGGGGACGCACCTGCCGCACAGTCCGAGCTACCACTACCTGGCGGGCGTGTGGCAGCCGATGGCTCGGGCGTTCGGGCTGCACATGACGTTGCGCCTGGTGCACGCGGGCTTCTACCCGGAAGGGGCGGGGGAGTTCGTCGCGCAGGTGGAGCCGGTGCGCGAGCCCCCGCGGCGGGTGGTGCTCACGGCGCGTGGGACGCTCCAGGACATCGCGGTGGGCTCGTTCGTGGGCGGGCTGCCCTTTGGCATCGCCGAGCGGCAGTCCAACGCGGCGGTGGCGGCACTGCGCGAGCGGGGCTTCTACAGCCACGCGGCGAACCGTCCCCTGCCCACGACGCGCTCGGTGGGCACGGTCACCTTCCTGCTGGCGCAGTTCGAGCACACGATCGCGGGGTTCACCGCCCTGGGACGGCGGGGCCATCCGGCGGAGGCGGTGGGCCGCGAGGCGGCGGAGTCCCTGGCGCGCTTCATGGAGAGCGCGGGGGCGTTGGACGAGCACCTCGGCGATCAGATCCTCCTGCCGGCGGCGCTGCTGGCGGCGGGGAAGCTGGGTCCGGCCGCGCCGGGGACGACGCGCTACCTCCCCGAGCGGGTGACGGAGCACCTCACCACCCATGCGCGGCTCATCGAGCGCTTCCTGCCGGTGCGGGTGAGCGTGGAGGCGGACGGGACGGTGGAGGTCGCGCCCCGCCCCCCGGGATGA
- a CDS encoding glycosyl hydrolase, translating into MHLPDRQAHARKTARGLRSAACLLPLLSFLGGWSAQAASTLLSLKRPAYASSQEGNNSAELAVDGTTGARWASQWGVDPQWIYVDLGATAQLDRVKIQWEGAYAKDYKVQVSNDELAWTDLYARTNWAGGVDEQPVTGNGRFVRVLGTKRALSAYGYSILEFEVYGTGGVNTPPLQYGPNVALNRTATASSTAQSLPPGNAVDGNASTRWNSASTDEEWISIDLGSTRTLGRVVLNWEAAAGRVFDLQVSPDGSQWTTVYRTLHGAGGKQDIPLYASGRHVRMKGYARATGYGYSLFDFEVYDYVDGHPKPTYTIPALPTPSSIQVGQGSYLTNDYKMPQPRYPQYRADTLKAPLPSNDWWQSLLIKPLGDMIVTQPLKSKFSSQGLGILTPGAGYINGDKSAVNADGNPDLYLMANTIDTSKLANRVTGYGDWSVDSVLSDDATDKLKVTFVKGSPYLYTQFSDPNSVEIYSARITQILDDQGSAILTTDGATVTTDRIAVKVSNPDGGGTLQTRYYGLFAPAGTVFRKVGPKIKIQLGGGQGYLSLAALPSAADLSYFHQHAYAFVTGTRVSYLFDEASAQLTTTFTLTTQLKRTGFSDQTLTALFPHQWKNSGSPLTALSYPSVRGTLKVREGNTFFTTNRFQGIVPQFTEPNNPEYSRALLSQYLLTLERETANVTPAVDAYWQGKALHPLAMGVLAADEIGDTVYRDLFLSRLKPLLTEWYTYTPGEKDFFFYYNPDWGTTYYRVSEFGANTGITDHHFTYGYYVFASAVLASYDANFRTQYGSMVEHLIRDYANPTRTDPLYPFFRNFDPYEGHSWAGGYADNNNGNNQEAAGESLFGWVGQYLWGVTTGNTSFRDAAIYGFTTELKAVEQYWFNYDGDNWLPEWPHKTVGQVYGSSNFYGTFFSGAPVHIYGIHWLPTAEYLTSYGFNPAKAASLYNGFVKDNGGPETTWQHVVWPIQSLSDPQAVLAKWNATPVQKNELFNTYWFVHNMASLGQRSADIWATGGASATVYKKGTTYSALVWNPTATALPVTFKNASGTTGTATVPARSLVRVNPLQNN; encoded by the coding sequence ATGCACCTCCCCGACAGACAAGCACACGCGCGGAAGACGGCACGGGGGCTCAGGTCGGCGGCGTGCCTGCTACCACTGCTGAGCTTCCTCGGTGGTTGGAGCGCGCAAGCGGCCTCGACCTTGTTGTCGTTGAAGCGTCCCGCCTATGCCTCCTCGCAGGAGGGCAACAACTCGGCGGAGCTGGCGGTGGACGGCACCACGGGCGCGCGCTGGGCCAGCCAGTGGGGGGTGGATCCCCAGTGGATCTACGTGGACCTGGGCGCCACGGCGCAGCTCGATCGGGTCAAGATCCAGTGGGAGGGTGCGTACGCCAAGGACTACAAGGTCCAGGTCTCCAACGACGAGCTCGCCTGGACGGATCTCTATGCCCGGACGAACTGGGCTGGCGGCGTCGACGAGCAGCCGGTCACCGGCAACGGCCGGTTCGTGCGCGTGCTCGGCACGAAGCGGGCCCTGAGCGCCTATGGCTATTCCATCCTGGAGTTCGAGGTCTACGGAACCGGAGGCGTGAACACGCCGCCGCTCCAGTATGGCCCCAACGTGGCCCTGAACCGGACCGCCACCGCCTCCTCCACCGCGCAATCCCTACCGCCGGGCAACGCGGTGGATGGCAACGCGTCGACACGCTGGAACTCGGCCTCGACGGACGAGGAGTGGATCTCCATCGACCTGGGCAGCACGCGCACGCTTGGCCGGGTCGTCCTGAACTGGGAAGCGGCCGCCGGGCGCGTGTTCGATCTACAGGTCTCCCCGGATGGCTCGCAGTGGACGACCGTCTACCGGACGCTGCACGGCGCGGGCGGAAAGCAGGACATTCCCCTGTACGCCTCCGGCCGTCACGTCCGGATGAAAGGGTACGCCCGGGCCACGGGGTATGGGTATTCCCTGTTCGACTTCGAGGTCTACGACTACGTCGACGGCCACCCGAAGCCCACCTACACGATTCCGGCCCTCCCCACCCCCAGCTCCATCCAGGTCGGCCAGGGCAGCTACCTGACGAACGACTACAAGATGCCGCAGCCCCGGTATCCGCAATACCGCGCCGACACCTTGAAGGCTCCCCTCCCCTCCAATGACTGGTGGCAGTCGCTGCTCATCAAGCCGCTCGGGGACATGATCGTCACCCAGCCCCTCAAGTCGAAGTTCTCCAGCCAGGGGCTCGGCATCCTGACCCCCGGCGCGGGCTACATCAACGGCGACAAGTCCGCGGTGAACGCGGACGGCAACCCGGACCTGTACCTGATGGCCAACACCATCGACACGTCCAAGCTGGCCAACCGGGTGACCGGCTACGGCGACTGGTCGGTGGACTCCGTGCTCAGCGACGACGCCACGGACAAGCTCAAGGTGACGTTCGTCAAGGGCTCCCCCTACCTCTACACCCAGTTCAGCGATCCCAACTCGGTGGAGATCTACTCCGCGCGCATCACGCAGATCCTCGATGACCAGGGCAGCGCGATCCTCACCACCGATGGCGCGACGGTGACGACCGACCGGATCGCCGTGAAGGTGTCCAACCCCGATGGCGGCGGCACGCTCCAGACGCGCTACTACGGACTCTTCGCGCCGGCGGGCACCGTGTTCCGCAAGGTCGGCCCGAAGATCAAGATCCAGCTCGGGGGCGGCCAGGGCTATCTGTCGCTGGCGGCCCTGCCCTCGGCGGCCGACCTGAGCTACTTCCACCAGCACGCCTACGCGTTCGTGACGGGCACCCGCGTCAGCTATCTCTTCGACGAGGCGAGCGCACAGCTCACCACGACCTTCACCCTCACCACGCAGCTCAAGCGCACGGGGTTCTCCGATCAGACGCTGACGGCCCTCTTCCCCCACCAGTGGAAGAACTCGGGCTCGCCCCTCACCGCGCTCTCCTACCCCTCCGTGCGCGGGACCCTGAAGGTGCGCGAGGGCAACACGTTCTTCACCACGAACCGCTTCCAGGGAATCGTCCCCCAGTTCACCGAGCCCAACAACCCCGAGTACTCGCGCGCCCTGTTGAGCCAGTACCTGCTGACGCTCGAGCGGGAGACGGCGAATGTCACGCCCGCGGTGGATGCCTACTGGCAGGGCAAGGCGTTGCACCCGCTGGCGATGGGCGTGCTGGCCGCGGACGAGATCGGCGACACCGTCTACCGCGATCTGTTCCTGTCACGGCTCAAGCCCCTGTTGACGGAGTGGTACACGTACACGCCGGGCGAGAAGGACTTCTTCTTCTATTACAACCCGGACTGGGGAACGACGTACTACCGGGTCAGCGAGTTCGGGGCCAACACGGGCATCACGGACCACCACTTCACCTATGGCTACTACGTCTTCGCCTCGGCGGTGCTGGCCTCGTACGACGCGAACTTCCGCACCCAGTACGGCTCCATGGTGGAGCACCTGATCCGCGACTACGCGAACCCGACCCGGACGGATCCGCTCTACCCGTTCTTCCGCAACTTCGATCCCTACGAGGGCCACTCGTGGGCCGGGGGCTACGCGGACAACAACAACGGCAACAACCAGGAGGCCGCGGGCGAGTCGCTCTTCGGCTGGGTGGGTCAGTACCTGTGGGGCGTCACCACCGGCAACACGTCGTTCCGCGACGCGGCCATCTACGGCTTCACCACGGAACTCAAGGCGGTGGAGCAGTACTGGTTCAACTATGACGGGGACAACTGGTTGCCCGAGTGGCCGCACAAGACGGTGGGCCAGGTGTATGGCTCGTCGAACTTCTACGGCACCTTCTTCAGTGGCGCCCCGGTGCACATCTACGGCATCCACTGGCTGCCCACCGCCGAATACCTCACCAGCTACGGCTTCAACCCCGCCAAGGCGGCCAGCCTCTACAACGGCTTCGTGAAGGACAACGGCGGACCGGAGACCACGTGGCAGCACGTCGTGTGGCCCATCCAGTCGTTGAGCGATCCCCAGGCGGTGCTGGCCAAGTGGAACGCCACGCCGGTGCAGAAGAACGAGCTCTTCAACACGTACTGGTTCGTCCACAACATGGCCAGCCTCGGCCAGCGCAGCGCGGACATCTGGGCCACGGGCGGGGCGAGCGCGACGGTGTACAAGAAGGGCACCACCTACTCGGCCCTGGTGTGGAACCCCACCGCCACCGCGCTGCCAGTGACGTTCAAGAACGCGTCCGGAACCACTGGAACGGCCACCGTGCCCGCCCGCTCCCTGGTGCGCGTGAATCCCCTGCAGAACAACTGA
- a CDS encoding nitrilase family protein yields the protein MTSIRVASVQFQHLPGDKAYNLERIRYFAGLASSNGVKLIAFPEMCVTGYWHVRHLDRTGISALAEPVPSGPSVDVLRALAREQDLVLGAGLIEEGADGRFYNAYAVCLPDGTVHTHRKLHAFESEHMASGDRYTVFDTPLGIRVGVLICWDNNLVENARATALLGADVLMAPHQTGGTNSRSPHAMGRIEPELWRRRAEDPHAIEAEFRGPKGREWLMRWLPARAHDNGMFLLFSNGVGQDDDEVRTGNAMILDPYGRILAETWRAGDDMVVADLDLGLLPLSTGRRWIRGRRPELYGLLAEHRGDELEPRQARFSSEPTAAHRLPLQSGG from the coding sequence ATGACGAGCATACGGGTCGCTTCGGTGCAGTTCCAGCATCTGCCGGGCGACAAGGCCTACAACCTCGAGCGCATCCGGTACTTCGCCGGCCTGGCCTCCTCCAACGGGGTCAAGCTGATCGCCTTCCCGGAGATGTGCGTGACGGGCTACTGGCATGTCCGCCATCTCGACCGGACGGGCATCTCGGCGCTGGCCGAGCCTGTTCCTTCAGGCCCCTCGGTCGACGTCCTCCGCGCGCTGGCTCGCGAGCAGGACCTGGTGTTGGGCGCCGGCCTCATCGAAGAGGGCGCCGACGGCCGCTTCTACAATGCCTATGCGGTCTGTCTGCCGGATGGGACGGTTCATACCCATCGCAAGCTCCACGCCTTCGAGAGCGAGCACATGGCGAGTGGCGATCGCTATACCGTCTTCGACACGCCGCTGGGAATCCGGGTCGGGGTGCTGATCTGCTGGGACAACAACCTCGTCGAGAACGCCCGCGCGACAGCGCTCCTCGGTGCGGATGTGCTCATGGCACCGCATCAGACCGGCGGGACGAACTCGCGCAGCCCGCACGCCATGGGGCGGATCGAGCCCGAGCTCTGGCGGCGAAGAGCGGAAGACCCCCACGCCATCGAGGCGGAGTTCCGCGGGCCGAAGGGCCGGGAGTGGCTGATGCGCTGGCTGCCAGCGCGTGCCCACGACAACGGCATGTTCCTCCTGTTCAGCAATGGTGTCGGCCAGGACGACGATGAGGTTCGCACCGGCAACGCGATGATCCTCGACCCCTACGGCCGCATCCTGGCGGAGACCTGGCGGGCGGGTGACGACATGGTGGTAGCGGACCTCGACCTCGGCCTGCTCCCGCTGAGCACCGGACGCCGCTGGATCCGCGGTCGCCGTCCCGAACTGTACGGCCTGCTGGCCGAGCACAGGGGTGACGAGCTGGAGCCCCGGCAGGCCCGATTCTCTTCCGAACCAACGGCGGCACACCGTCTTCCGCTCCAGAGCGGCGGGTGA
- a CDS encoding LysR family transcriptional regulator, producing MPAEKRTPQLDWDDLRHFAVLARHGSLAAASRALGAARSTIARRVEGLERRLGRPLLVRTPDGFRLTDDGSTVLAQATAMEEAALVVQRRLAGDDGPKGPVRLTTSRSLAHGFLVDRLGPLHDRHPGLDVELIAETRVLSLSRSEADIAIRLGRPADSDLLARRAATVGYAFFAPARKRDALLSREQPPLVGYGADNQTAEAAWMASRFPSHRIIFRSNSLQAQAAAARAGYGIVLLPCFLAASYPGLVRIPFGPLPPEREVWILMRRDSARVPRVKAVGDHLFELFRDERALLSGSQAQGE from the coding sequence ATGCCTGCCGAAAAACGCACACCCCAGTTGGATTGGGACGATCTCCGTCACTTCGCGGTCCTGGCCCGGCACGGCAGTCTGGCCGCCGCGAGCCGGGCCCTGGGCGCCGCCCGCTCGACGATCGCGCGGCGTGTCGAGGGACTGGAGCGCCGGCTCGGCAGGCCACTGCTCGTTCGGACGCCAGACGGTTTCAGGCTCACCGACGATGGCTCGACCGTGTTGGCGCAAGCGACCGCGATGGAAGAGGCCGCGCTGGTGGTGCAGCGTCGTCTCGCTGGCGATGACGGTCCGAAGGGACCGGTGCGGCTCACCACGTCCAGATCCCTGGCCCATGGCTTCCTGGTGGACCGGCTGGGACCGCTCCATGACCGCCACCCCGGGCTCGACGTCGAGCTCATCGCCGAGACACGGGTGCTCAGCCTATCCCGCTCGGAGGCGGACATCGCGATCCGTCTCGGTCGGCCCGCCGACAGCGATCTGCTGGCCCGGAGGGCCGCCACGGTGGGTTATGCCTTCTTCGCGCCCGCTCGAAAGCGCGATGCGCTTCTTTCCCGCGAGCAGCCACCCCTCGTCGGGTATGGAGCGGACAATCAGACAGCCGAGGCGGCCTGGATGGCGTCCCGCTTCCCCAGCCATCGGATCATCTTCCGAAGCAACAGCCTCCAAGCCCAGGCGGCGGCCGCGCGGGCCGGGTATGGCATCGTGCTGCTGCCCTGTTTCCTGGCCGCGAGCTACCCAGGCCTCGTGCGGATCCCGTTCGGCCCGCTTCCGCCCGAGCGCGAGGTCTGGATATTGATGCGCCGCGACTCGGCCCGGGTGCCCCGGGTGAAGGCGGTGGGAGACCATCTGTTCGAGCTCTTCCGTGACGAGCGCGCGCTGCTGTCCGGATCCCAGGCCCAGGGGGAATAG